In the genome of Candidatus Microbacterium phytovorans, one region contains:
- a CDS encoding NAD(P)H-dependent oxidoreductase: MSLFRLDASILPASSASRSLADLVEQEWVAAHPDSTVTRRDLATDPVPATAWADVVTAKFVADDERTERQREAQALATTFADELIGADALLFAVPLYNYGVSQHFKAWFDLAYTDPRIDPQGTALRGKPATLVTVLGGNYAPGTPKEGWDHSTGWLRRVLEDVWGLDLRVVERPFTLVGVNPALDAFTDAAAALKAKAEVEAVAYGRELAAAKGESAA; encoded by the coding sequence ATGTCGCTGTTCCGCCTGGATGCCAGCATCCTCCCCGCTTCGAGTGCCAGCCGTTCGCTCGCCGACCTCGTGGAGCAGGAGTGGGTCGCCGCACACCCCGACTCCACGGTCACCCGGCGCGACCTCGCCACCGACCCGGTGCCGGCGACCGCCTGGGCAGACGTCGTGACGGCGAAGTTCGTGGCCGACGACGAGCGCACCGAACGCCAGCGCGAGGCGCAGGCTCTCGCCACGACGTTCGCGGACGAACTCATCGGGGCCGACGCACTGCTGTTCGCGGTGCCCCTCTACAACTACGGCGTCTCGCAGCACTTCAAGGCCTGGTTCGACCTGGCCTACACCGATCCGCGCATCGACCCGCAGGGCACTGCTCTCCGCGGCAAGCCCGCCACCCTCGTCACGGTGCTCGGCGGAAACTATGCACCCGGCACGCCCAAGGAGGGCTGGGATCACTCCACCGGGTGGCTCCGCCGCGTGCTCGAGGACGTCTGGGGCCTCGACCTGCGGGTCGTGGAACGCCCGTTCACGCTCGTCGGTGTGAACCCGGCGCTGGATGCCTTCACGGATGCCGCAGCCGCCCTCAAGGCGAAGGCCGAGGTCGAGGCCGTGGCTTACGGGCGCGAGCTCGCCGCCGCGAAGGGTGAGTCCGCCGCCTGA
- a CDS encoding MBL fold metallo-hydrolase, with the protein MQLAPGLHRIGNDIVAAYAVVTDDGVTLVDAGLPGMWADLRAELASLARSLSDIRGVILTHGDSDHVGFAERLRRDHGVAVYVHEADAGRARGEKPPATPWPKMRLLPTLGFLGYSLRKGGARTHHLTKVVEIAGETVLDLPGAPRIIPLPGHSPGSIAVHVPSVGALFVGDALTTRHVTTGRVAPQPAPFTDDPAGALDALTRLEGVDAAWVLPGHGAPWSGGVGDLVRRVRSDAAAS; encoded by the coding sequence ATGCAGCTCGCGCCCGGACTCCACCGCATCGGCAACGACATCGTCGCCGCCTACGCCGTCGTCACCGACGACGGCGTCACGCTCGTCGACGCCGGACTCCCCGGCATGTGGGCCGACCTCCGCGCCGAACTGGCATCCCTCGCGCGATCTCTGAGCGACATCCGCGGCGTCATCCTCACTCACGGCGACAGCGATCACGTCGGCTTCGCGGAGCGGTTGCGTCGCGACCACGGCGTCGCCGTGTACGTCCACGAAGCCGACGCCGGCCGCGCCCGCGGCGAGAAGCCGCCCGCAACGCCCTGGCCGAAGATGCGACTGCTCCCCACGCTCGGCTTCCTCGGCTACTCGCTCCGCAAGGGCGGCGCACGCACGCACCACCTCACGAAGGTCGTGGAGATCGCGGGGGAGACCGTTCTCGACCTCCCGGGCGCGCCCCGCATCATCCCGCTGCCGGGTCACTCGCCGGGTAGCATCGCCGTCCATGTCCCGTCGGTCGGCGCCCTCTTCGTCGGCGACGCGCTCACCACGCGTCACGTCACCACCGGTCGCGTCGCCCCGCAGCCCGCCCCCTTCACCGACGACCCCGCCGGAGCACTCGACGCGCTCACACGACTCGAGGGCGTGGATGCCGCGTGGGTGCTCCCCGGCCACGGCGCCCCCTGGTCCGGTGGTGTCGGCGATCTGGTGCGGCGCGTGCGGTCTGACGCCGCGGCATCCTGA
- a CDS encoding WHG domain-containing protein, producing the protein MPTPARTSVEEIVDAASRILDEAGLAGLTMQAVAARVGVRPPSLYKRVRDRDELLGMIAAATAGDLGERLTAAAAVASDDPAERLVQLAHALRAYAHARPERYRLVFAPPAETVALDDDARAVAVRTLLETTAELVGPDEALPAARTVTAWATGFISMEFAGAFRLGGDVDEAFAYGIERIAAALGSGRAR; encoded by the coding sequence ATGCCGACACCCGCACGCACGTCTGTCGAGGAGATCGTCGACGCCGCTTCCCGCATCCTCGACGAGGCCGGGCTCGCGGGCCTCACGATGCAGGCCGTCGCCGCGCGCGTCGGCGTGCGTCCCCCGTCGCTGTACAAGCGCGTGCGCGACCGCGACGAGCTCCTCGGCATGATCGCCGCCGCCACCGCCGGCGACCTCGGCGAGCGCCTGACCGCCGCGGCGGCCGTGGCATCCGACGATCCCGCGGAGCGTCTCGTGCAGCTGGCTCACGCGTTGCGCGCCTACGCGCACGCCAGGCCCGAGCGGTACCGGCTGGTGTTCGCTCCCCCGGCCGAGACCGTCGCGCTCGACGACGATGCGCGCGCCGTCGCCGTGCGGACCCTGCTGGAGACGACCGCCGAGCTCGTGGGACCGGACGAGGCCCTCCCCGCTGCGCGCACCGTCACCGCCTGGGCGACCGGCTTCATCAGCATGGAGTTCGCCGGCGCGTTCCGCCTCGGCGGCGACGTCGATGAGGCGTTCGCGTACGGGATCGAGCGGATCGCCGCGGCCCTCGGGAGCGGGCGGGCGCGGTGA
- a CDS encoding tetratricopeptide repeat protein, protein MSDTGVEPAFVGAGRRAIVDGLIAAFDQVRTTERPLWVSIEAPSGWGKTRIAREFYARLASERQSDPPYWPGSILDGASDVQFRRKRVHPTVTHVAGSLPDFMWWGISCSLRDGVASAVLTEDMGQFRAHAAYLEDAWRTRAPRSSRITAGLRAFGGAAVDEAAMEVAGQVVESVVGAAIPGLGLVRWLGERSVDAIRDTAARRERLSSEAPVMAATDFVDEAVALVSRLAIPELPVVVFVEDLHDADPTLVEMLVALASRPGAVLVVSTSWPGSTEANPAVAAAFAQLEESVIRVSHRSGVLPMPFRPEATLDELDAAALGQIVRFTYPEVEAETLQRIVERYPNPLALELFCELPRIRRRSKDGALTLSAAAVAEAPGEIRGLYQELWRELPERLREALTLAALGAPARIGEAGVSSHWHTTLLLEALHELDWPSVDDIAAALDFDAGAYAWVREVSGMLRAFHEPDQIMIAAEDDRFLSTEDRIEVRTALAQAVTRLADGSAPAETVDEALHLADLVGVLFAEGFLTDSTALAVATLPALRILATQPRELRRTIDMATRVIDALGGPESLRGAENLRGADNSAALEVWDIRGDAQYDLGLAADAERDYRVLVDILTGLHGPDHPSVLRMREGVVRAVGAAGRVEEALRAAQTLVDDRSRVLGRDHSHTLRSRATAAHLLGQIGRYQEALDAFVEILADSERVGVDAEDLLDIRHYITATLDQLGRLDEALAELQEIVRQLRLTRDEDDPRLLLARGNLAATYLSLGRYDTACTELVDVATRRARVLGDTHPHTLATRSALAYLLVEMGSVEDGLRLYVAVLTDRVRVLGPDHPETLESRAAVAMTMAGLEPLRAVESLESVAQDRVRLHGPDNPETLLARSYFARALQLAGRGEEALAAHRRLRQDRVRVMGADSADALSSRHDIALALEAIGRREEALEEWRALLDDRRRVLGAEHFDTLATRYGLANALLWEGRYDEALAEHLSVLAPRVATLGPDHPDTLLSRSAIAWLLSELGRVDEAVVHYDGLVELSQQTFGPDHPRTLSSRHNRAFALEGAGRVEHALDEARSVLADRRRVLGSAHDETVESLHALAAIASRADLSGEAAQVYLELLELLIDRLGDDHAEVLDVMTVAGRLLVDSGAAEYAVPLHAHVRDTCSRVKGDADPETLDAADDLAIALRKSGRHDESCASYESFLPTMAEVLGETHASYQYSLAGYASALRLAGREVEADAIDARLAVNDGE, encoded by the coding sequence ATGAGTGACACGGGGGTGGAGCCGGCCTTCGTCGGCGCCGGGCGCCGGGCGATCGTCGATGGGTTGATCGCAGCGTTCGACCAGGTGCGCACCACCGAGCGGCCGCTGTGGGTGTCGATCGAAGCCCCGTCGGGGTGGGGAAAGACGCGGATCGCCCGCGAGTTCTATGCCCGGCTGGCATCCGAGCGGCAGTCCGATCCGCCCTACTGGCCGGGGTCGATCCTCGACGGCGCTTCCGACGTGCAGTTTCGGCGGAAGCGGGTGCACCCCACCGTCACGCACGTCGCGGGGAGCCTCCCCGACTTCATGTGGTGGGGGATCTCCTGCTCCCTGCGCGACGGCGTCGCGTCGGCGGTGCTCACGGAGGACATGGGACAGTTCCGCGCCCACGCCGCCTACCTCGAAGATGCCTGGCGCACACGCGCCCCGCGCAGCTCGCGCATCACCGCGGGACTGCGCGCGTTCGGGGGTGCGGCCGTCGACGAAGCCGCGATGGAGGTCGCCGGCCAGGTGGTCGAGTCGGTCGTGGGCGCGGCGATCCCGGGTCTCGGTCTGGTCCGCTGGCTGGGGGAGCGAAGCGTCGATGCCATCCGCGACACCGCCGCCCGGCGCGAGCGCCTGTCGTCCGAGGCTCCGGTGATGGCCGCGACGGACTTCGTCGACGAAGCGGTCGCACTCGTCTCGCGTCTCGCGATCCCCGAGCTTCCCGTCGTGGTCTTCGTCGAAGATCTGCACGACGCCGATCCGACCCTGGTGGAGATGCTCGTCGCGCTCGCGTCGCGGCCCGGTGCGGTGCTCGTCGTCTCGACCTCGTGGCCGGGGAGCACCGAAGCGAACCCGGCCGTCGCGGCCGCCTTCGCCCAGCTGGAGGAGAGCGTCATCCGCGTCTCGCATCGGTCGGGAGTACTGCCGATGCCGTTCCGTCCCGAGGCGACGCTCGACGAACTGGATGCCGCGGCACTCGGTCAGATCGTGCGGTTCACCTATCCGGAGGTCGAGGCGGAGACGCTGCAGCGGATCGTTGAGCGCTACCCGAACCCGCTCGCCCTGGAGCTGTTCTGCGAGCTTCCGCGCATCCGACGCCGCAGCAAGGACGGTGCGCTCACCCTCTCCGCGGCCGCGGTCGCCGAAGCGCCGGGTGAGATCCGCGGGCTCTATCAGGAACTCTGGCGGGAGCTGCCGGAGCGGCTGCGTGAAGCGCTCACCCTCGCCGCGTTGGGCGCCCCCGCACGGATCGGCGAGGCGGGCGTTTCGTCGCACTGGCATACGACACTGCTTCTCGAGGCGCTCCACGAACTGGACTGGCCGAGCGTCGACGACATCGCCGCGGCTCTCGACTTCGACGCAGGTGCGTACGCTTGGGTGAGAGAGGTCAGCGGGATGCTCCGCGCATTCCACGAGCCGGATCAGATCATGATCGCCGCCGAGGACGACCGTTTCCTCTCTACCGAGGACCGGATCGAAGTTCGGACCGCGCTCGCGCAGGCCGTGACGCGGCTCGCCGACGGATCCGCGCCCGCGGAGACGGTCGACGAGGCGCTCCACCTGGCCGACCTCGTCGGCGTGCTCTTCGCAGAGGGGTTCCTCACCGACTCCACCGCGCTGGCAGTGGCGACGCTGCCCGCGCTGCGCATCCTCGCCACGCAGCCGCGCGAACTTCGCCGCACGATCGACATGGCGACGCGGGTCATCGACGCCCTGGGTGGTCCGGAGAGCCTGAGGGGGGCTGAGAACCTGAGAGGGGCCGACAACTCCGCCGCTCTCGAGGTGTGGGACATCCGGGGCGACGCTCAATACGACCTCGGTTTGGCAGCCGACGCCGAGCGGGACTATCGCGTCTTGGTCGACATCTTGACGGGCCTGCACGGCCCCGATCACCCGTCGGTGCTTCGCATGAGAGAAGGTGTGGTCCGGGCCGTGGGTGCTGCGGGTCGGGTCGAGGAGGCGCTACGTGCAGCGCAGACGCTGGTAGACGACCGAAGCCGCGTACTCGGCCGCGACCACAGCCACACCCTCCGCTCGCGTGCGACTGCGGCGCACTTGCTCGGGCAGATCGGTCGTTACCAGGAGGCACTCGATGCATTCGTGGAGATCCTGGCGGACTCGGAGCGAGTGGGTGTGGACGCCGAGGACCTCCTCGACATCCGGCATTACATCACCGCGACCCTGGACCAACTGGGGCGACTCGACGAGGCGCTCGCCGAGCTCCAAGAGATCGTTCGCCAGCTCCGTCTGACGCGCGACGAAGACGACCCTCGACTGCTGCTCGCGCGCGGAAATCTCGCGGCGACTTACCTTTCGCTCGGGCGCTACGACACCGCATGCACCGAGCTCGTAGACGTCGCGACACGCCGAGCGCGGGTGCTCGGTGATACCCACCCGCACACGCTCGCGACCCGCAGCGCGCTCGCCTACCTGCTCGTCGAGATGGGCAGCGTGGAGGACGGGCTCCGCCTCTATGTGGCGGTATTGACTGACCGGGTGCGGGTGCTCGGGCCCGATCACCCAGAAACCTTGGAGTCGCGCGCCGCCGTGGCGATGACGATGGCGGGCCTTGAACCCCTCCGCGCCGTAGAGTCGCTGGAGTCGGTCGCGCAGGACCGGGTGCGCCTCCATGGTCCGGATAACCCGGAGACCCTGCTGGCACGCTCCTATTTCGCCCGCGCACTGCAGCTGGCCGGTCGCGGGGAGGAGGCCCTCGCGGCGCACCGCCGGCTGCGGCAGGACCGGGTCCGCGTCATGGGCGCGGACTCTGCAGATGCCCTCTCCAGCCGCCACGACATCGCCCTCGCGCTCGAAGCTATCGGCCGCCGCGAGGAGGCACTGGAGGAGTGGCGTGCGCTCCTTGATGACCGTCGCCGCGTGCTCGGCGCAGAACATTTCGACACCCTCGCTACGCGCTACGGCCTCGCCAACGCGCTGCTCTGGGAAGGCCGGTACGACGAGGCGCTCGCGGAGCATCTCTCGGTGCTCGCGCCGAGGGTTGCCACCCTCGGACCCGATCATCCAGACACCCTGTTGAGTCGCTCGGCGATCGCATGGCTCCTTTCCGAACTGGGTCGTGTGGACGAGGCAGTGGTGCACTACGACGGGCTCGTAGAACTGAGTCAGCAAACGTTTGGGCCCGACCACCCGCGCACGCTATCTAGCCGCCACAACCGCGCGTTCGCTCTCGAAGGAGCCGGTCGCGTAGAACATGCATTGGATGAGGCGCGGTCCGTGCTTGCCGATCGCCGTCGCGTACTCGGATCAGCCCACGACGAGACGGTTGAGTCGCTTCATGCGTTGGCGGCGATCGCCTCGCGAGCGGATCTGTCAGGGGAAGCCGCGCAGGTGTACCTCGAGCTGCTCGAGCTCCTCATCGACCGCCTCGGCGACGATCACGCCGAGGTGCTGGATGTCATGACCGTGGCCGGGCGCCTCCTCGTCGACTCCGGCGCGGCCGAGTATGCGGTGCCCCTACATGCGCACGTGCGGGACACGTGCTCCCGAGTGAAGGGCGACGCGGATCCGGAGACCCTGGATGCCGCGGACGATCTGGCGATCGCGCTGCGCAAGTCTGGGCGCCATGACGAGAGTTGCGCGTCGTACGAGTCGTTCCTGCCGACGATGGCCGAGGTGCTCGGCGAGACGCATGCCAGCTATCAGTACTCGCTGGCGGGGTATGCGAGCGCGCTCCGCCTCGCAGGCCGCGAGGTCGAGGCGGACGCCATCGACGCGCGGCTGGCCGTGAACGACGGGGAGTAA
- a CDS encoding cellulase-like family protein, with product MGTVAERYLGSGTIEVDERPLTGPVPAHLPPRLTITLWDFSWYTRAGAGEPFEDIVAAVADAASLGYNAIRICAAPLLLFGGLGLDDLATELEIEGLGAAPGGGIFGQRTRWYDTPGGYAIDVRARLRELFAAAEAHGMVVILASWEYQQSPSFARSPRWFEAIDAVPLRDRYRVLADAWDRMIEWLTALGHRDRIALVELHNEVDFSILPALGDGGAVEIRRLRERHPDLLVTASYGKPPHLDMHSLPDGLGAAQFHVYSYGVLDALQQQVDIRSEGSEGFPNAALRALLRDDAPSVADYGRAADWKYRATVITDQMVYGYDWVDPQKWDAWLTAHYPPYEHVMRREIASRTIAIARWARWQQVPAIVGEGWVGYTPLHGQFEEGHIGRALAEHGVRTALEHGVWGVVLCSNAAPHHPMWQLREWQAALNAEILAADAR from the coding sequence ATGGGAACCGTGGCTGAGCGATATCTGGGGAGCGGCACGATCGAGGTCGACGAGCGCCCCCTCACGGGGCCGGTGCCCGCACACCTGCCGCCGCGGCTGACGATCACGCTGTGGGACTTCAGCTGGTACACCCGCGCCGGTGCCGGCGAGCCGTTCGAAGACATCGTGGCGGCCGTCGCGGATGCCGCGAGCCTCGGCTACAACGCGATCCGCATCTGCGCGGCACCGTTGCTGCTGTTCGGCGGACTGGGCCTCGACGACCTTGCCACCGAGCTCGAGATCGAGGGCCTCGGAGCCGCACCCGGTGGGGGGATCTTCGGGCAGCGCACACGCTGGTACGACACCCCCGGCGGGTACGCGATCGACGTGCGCGCGCGGCTGCGCGAGCTCTTCGCGGCCGCCGAGGCGCACGGCATGGTCGTCATCCTCGCGAGCTGGGAGTACCAGCAGTCGCCCTCGTTCGCGCGTTCGCCGCGGTGGTTCGAGGCGATCGACGCCGTGCCGCTCCGCGACCGCTACCGCGTGCTGGCGGATGCCTGGGATCGCATGATCGAGTGGCTCACGGCCCTCGGGCACCGCGACCGCATCGCCCTCGTCGAGCTGCACAACGAGGTGGACTTCTCGATCCTGCCGGCCCTCGGCGACGGGGGAGCGGTGGAAATCCGGCGGCTGCGGGAACGGCATCCCGACCTGCTCGTCACCGCGAGCTACGGCAAGCCGCCGCACCTCGACATGCACAGCCTCCCCGACGGGCTCGGCGCCGCGCAGTTCCACGTGTACAGCTACGGGGTGCTCGACGCGCTGCAGCAGCAGGTCGACATCCGGTCGGAGGGGAGCGAAGGCTTCCCGAACGCGGCGCTGCGGGCGCTGCTGCGCGACGATGCGCCGTCGGTCGCCGACTACGGTCGTGCCGCCGACTGGAAGTACCGCGCCACCGTCATCACCGACCAGATGGTCTACGGGTACGACTGGGTCGACCCGCAGAAGTGGGATGCCTGGCTCACCGCGCACTATCCGCCCTACGAGCACGTGATGCGTCGCGAGATCGCCTCACGCACCATCGCGATCGCGCGCTGGGCGCGGTGGCAGCAGGTTCCCGCGATCGTCGGCGAAGGGTGGGTCGGCTACACGCCGCTCCACGGCCAGTTCGAAGAGGGCCACATCGGCCGCGCGCTCGCCGAACACGGAGTGCGCACCGCCCTCGAGCACGGCGTGTGGGGAGTGGTGCTGTGCTCCAACGCCGCACCGCATCACCCCATGTGGCAGCTGCGGGAGTGGCAGGCGGCGCTCAACGCCGAGATCCTCGCCGCCGACGCCCGATAG
- a CDS encoding DUF5107 domain-containing protein encodes MIPDDVTPSRIELPDAPADQAAILAAGGVACWSEPLWIDTYEPGEPDPYPLFLDRRVYQGSSGRVYPLPMIDAVSHEKAPRRWEAIHLENAYVRLVLLPEIGGRIHIGYDKVAGYDFFYRNNVIKPALVGLAGPWISGGVEFNWPQHHRPATFLPVESRIERESDGAAVVWHSDLDPLQRMRGVHGIRLRPGSSLIELEATLHNRTDVPQTFLWWANVAARVHERYQSFFPDDVAYVADHARRAISAFPRADRPYYGVDYPALAAERPDADRIDIYSNIPVPTSYMITDTDDDFFGGYDHVADAGFVHWADRAVSPGKKQWTWGDGEIGRAWDDQLTDGDGPYVELMAGVYTDNQPDFSWLLPGETKRFRQFWYPIHATGPARQATTDAAVGVESVAGGTRVTALTTRRRDGASVIVRRGGVELARFDAELGPDRPFAAVVDVDADAAGLEVEVTDAGGVLVVWRSRAGESAAAEPWLATAPPPPADIASGDELYSTAVHLLQYRHPSRSAVPYLREALRRDPGDVRASTALGAWHLHRGEYAEAAAALDAALARQTRRNLNPRDGETVYLRALVAERLGDDDGADRWFAKAGWNLAFAGAAALGRARIALRAGRAAAALRLAREAGDIPEARRWEALALARCGEAGAAEALEALAASDPLDPVTRALRGDALSLDAKMPLDVGAELARGGAFDEALAATAVVSEATPAAGRAGPLRGYLRALWLDRAGRPAEAAAERAAARREPTDLAFPAGLDQYDALVAAVEADRTDAVAAGLLGMWLLDAGRTAEARVHLGAAADAGSTDPVVWRNLAIALVAADGDEEAADAALAHALDLRADARLVFERDVLAIRRRLGAAERLALMERHHDLLGRRDDLAVRHATLLMDAGRLDEAWQLLTTRRFRPFEGGEGQVIAAFDRASCRRAEALLAQGAPEAAAELLEGGFTPPASLGEGRHPAERPVERWVLLGRARAAAGDHAGAEQAWRAAVAPTPLAVAERPADASTFWRGVAFLHLGDAQAAEAEWRALDERAAELRASPDEVDYFATSVPELTLFDVGTAGVRAAAADELARLAAEGRGQQADGIRSVVAAGQDGNRG; translated from the coding sequence GTGATCCCCGACGACGTGACTCCGAGCCGCATCGAGCTGCCCGATGCCCCCGCCGATCAGGCCGCGATCCTCGCCGCGGGGGGAGTGGCGTGCTGGAGCGAGCCGCTGTGGATCGACACGTACGAGCCGGGTGAGCCCGACCCGTACCCGCTGTTCCTCGACCGGCGCGTGTACCAGGGGTCGAGCGGGCGGGTGTATCCGCTGCCGATGATCGACGCCGTGTCGCACGAGAAGGCCCCGCGCCGCTGGGAGGCGATCCATCTCGAGAACGCGTACGTGCGGCTGGTGCTGCTGCCGGAGATCGGCGGGCGCATCCACATCGGCTACGACAAGGTCGCCGGGTACGACTTCTTCTACCGCAACAACGTGATCAAGCCGGCGCTCGTCGGGCTTGCGGGACCGTGGATCTCGGGCGGGGTGGAGTTCAACTGGCCGCAGCATCATCGGCCGGCGACGTTCCTGCCGGTCGAGTCCCGCATCGAACGGGAATCCGACGGGGCCGCGGTCGTATGGCACAGCGACCTCGATCCGTTGCAGAGGATGCGCGGGGTGCACGGCATCCGACTGCGGCCGGGATCCTCGCTGATCGAGCTCGAGGCGACACTGCACAACCGCACCGACGTGCCGCAGACGTTCCTGTGGTGGGCGAACGTGGCCGCGCGGGTGCACGAGCGGTATCAGTCCTTCTTCCCCGACGACGTCGCGTACGTGGCCGATCACGCCCGTCGGGCGATCTCGGCGTTCCCTCGCGCGGATCGCCCTTACTACGGGGTGGACTATCCGGCGCTCGCCGCCGAACGGCCCGACGCGGACCGCATCGACATCTACTCGAACATCCCGGTGCCGACGTCGTACATGATCACCGACACCGACGACGACTTCTTCGGTGGCTACGACCACGTCGCCGATGCGGGGTTCGTCCACTGGGCCGATCGTGCCGTCTCGCCCGGCAAGAAGCAGTGGACGTGGGGTGACGGCGAGATCGGTCGTGCCTGGGACGACCAGCTCACCGACGGCGACGGTCCGTACGTGGAGCTCATGGCCGGGGTCTACACCGACAACCAGCCCGATTTCAGCTGGCTGCTGCCGGGTGAGACAAAGCGGTTCCGGCAGTTCTGGTATCCGATCCACGCGACCGGTCCGGCGCGGCAGGCGACGACGGACGCGGCCGTCGGCGTGGAGTCCGTGGCGGGCGGAACCCGGGTGACGGCCCTCACGACGCGACGTCGCGACGGGGCGTCGGTGATCGTCCGTCGCGGCGGCGTGGAGCTCGCCCGCTTCGATGCCGAGCTGGGGCCGGACCGTCCGTTCGCCGCGGTCGTCGACGTCGACGCGGATGCCGCGGGCCTCGAGGTCGAGGTGACGGATGCCGGTGGCGTCCTGGTCGTGTGGCGCTCTCGCGCGGGGGAGTCGGCCGCGGCGGAGCCCTGGCTGGCGACGGCCCCGCCGCCGCCGGCGGACATCGCGTCGGGTGACGAGCTGTACAGCACTGCCGTGCATCTGCTGCAGTACCGGCATCCGTCGCGGTCGGCCGTGCCGTATCTGCGGGAGGCGCTGCGGCGTGACCCGGGCGACGTGCGCGCGTCGACGGCGCTCGGTGCCTGGCACCTGCACCGCGGGGAGTACGCGGAGGCGGCGGCGGCGCTCGATGCGGCGCTCGCACGGCAGACGCGCCGGAACCTGAACCCCCGCGACGGGGAGACCGTGTACCTGCGGGCGCTCGTCGCCGAGCGGCTGGGCGACGACGACGGTGCCGACCGGTGGTTCGCGAAGGCCGGCTGGAACCTCGCGTTCGCCGGAGCTGCGGCGCTCGGCCGGGCGCGGATCGCGCTGCGGGCGGGGCGTGCGGCGGCGGCGCTGCGGCTGGCGCGGGAGGCGGGGGATATCCCCGAGGCGCGGCGCTGGGAGGCGCTGGCGCTCGCCCGGTGCGGTGAGGCGGGAGCGGCCGAGGCGCTGGAGGCGCTCGCGGCATCCGACCCACTCGACCCTGTGACGCGTGCGCTGCGCGGCGACGCGCTGTCGCTCGACGCGAAGATGCCGCTCGACGTGGGGGCGGAGCTCGCGCGTGGCGGAGCGTTCGACGAGGCGCTCGCCGCGACGGCGGTCGTGTCGGAGGCGACGCCGGCCGCGGGCCGGGCCGGACCCCTCCGCGGATATCTACGTGCGCTGTGGCTCGATCGCGCCGGTCGTCCCGCCGAGGCAGCGGCCGAGCGTGCCGCGGCGCGGCGGGAACCCACCGACCTCGCGTTCCCCGCGGGGCTCGACCAGTACGACGCGTTGGTCGCGGCCGTCGAGGCCGACCGGACGGATGCCGTGGCCGCCGGTCTCCTCGGCATGTGGCTGCTCGACGCGGGACGTACGGCCGAGGCCCGCGTGCACTTGGGTGCGGCGGCGGATGCCGGGTCGACCGATCCCGTCGTGTGGCGCAATCTGGCGATCGCCCTCGTGGCGGCGGACGGCGACGAGGAGGCCGCCGACGCGGCTCTCGCCCACGCCCTCGACCTTCGCGCGGATGCGCGGCTCGTGTTCGAACGCGATGTGCTCGCCATTCGTCGCCGGCTCGGGGCGGCCGAACGGCTCGCGCTGATGGAGCGGCACCACGACCTCCTGGGTCGACGTGACGATCTCGCGGTGCGGCACGCGACGCTGCTGATGGATGCCGGTCGCCTCGATGAGGCCTGGCAGCTGCTCACGACGCGTCGGTTCCGTCCCTTCGAGGGCGGGGAGGGGCAGGTGATCGCCGCGTTCGACCGGGCATCGTGCCGGCGTGCCGAGGCGCTGCTCGCGCAGGGCGCGCCGGAGGCGGCGGCCGAGCTGCTGGAGGGAGGCTTCACGCCGCCCGCGTCGCTCGGGGAGGGGCGGCATCCGGCGGAGCGTCCCGTGGAGCGGTGGGTGCTGCTCGGCCGTGCGCGCGCGGCGGCCGGTGACCACGCCGGTGCCGAGCAGGCATGGCGGGCGGCTGTCGCGCCGACGCCGCTGGCGGTCGCCGAGCGTCCCGCCGACGCGTCGACCTTCTGGCGCGGCGTCGCCTTCCTGCATCTCGGTGACGCGCAGGCGGCGGAGGCGGAGTGGCGTGCGCTCGATGAGCGAGCGGCGGAGCTTCGCGCGTCGCCCGACGAGGTCGACTACTTCGCGACGTCCGTACCCGAACTGACGCTCTTCGACGTGGGCACGGCCGGAGTGCGGGCGGCAGCGGCCGACGAGTTGGCGCGGCTGGCGGCGGAAGGGCGAGGGCAGCAGGCCGACGGCATCCGCTCTGTCGTCGCGGCCGGGCAGGATGGGAACCGTGGCTGA